Proteins found in one Bremerella volcania genomic segment:
- a CDS encoding CHAT domain-containing tetratricopeptide repeat protein: MRLILMTATCLLIQLVLAQASYAQLSPASQQRINQLYQQLQQLEAQENYAAMLPVQNEILKIGQRELGDFTTEMAYEWNYLGNIYMALGQYSQAKAPILHALRVRRQQLGEDHRETGESYFNAALVLSNLGEYEKSEEYYIEALRIANKIVGPEDLDTLQIMNNLALLYARLSKYEEAKRLHNIVLKARTRVAGANSEHVGESLLNLGVVAQSLGEYDAAKDYYSRALAIFKAKLGDNHQYTLQVMNNMARVYYDLEDVDRALDLDRQVYAARVRAFGKDHIDVGESLNNLAYDLEYKEEYETAQDLYQQALDIFIKHLGENDAYVQMTMLNLAGIKQQLGEPEEALALAEKAVRIRRETLGEDHPLVAEALLGLGGLHLMAGRLDLAQQTIEKSYSVLHDTYGDNHPKNLAALFALCWIQMEREEWDDVLEMSDKIRRLVRTTAARLMAGLSPQEQLRLLKSDIHQDFAFTIAWQQMDNPAYVTASADWLINDKGMSQATLAARETLMRDTGDAESKALGQQLLDIRRQLASAVLTTPKGDQAEAQRKKVDQLTEQESEITRRLSLKVGQSIELERWIELDDVRDALARDETLITWIRFQPVDFEKAKKTSISHLLPARYLAWIIPPAGQGEIQLVDLGLAEEIDASIEKARAEITAAGKKDGTINKQGEPEAEKKLRAALEAVTKQVWLPVAEHIRPDTKRLNLSPDGALWLVPWAALPLEGDRYLIEEYAFRLLISGRELVEETREPSQNRPLVFANPTFDLTPQKVIDAIKAIFRDFKFDPNANRGLVSQTAIRKVPTLPNTELEAEAISPSLEKIVGKPPTKYMRQYALESVVKRVHQPRMLVLSTHGYFLPDQQAKTSDHVAGVGNSRSASLIAADGKPIENPLLRCGLLLAGCNQPPSGGDDGVLTGLEIVGLDLRGTELVVLSACETGVGKVQIGEGIAGLRQAFQLAGAHSVVATLWQVPDRDSAVLMRDFFEQMAEDQTPADALRAAQLQRIESRRERYGAAHPYFWAAWTFTGKSGSK, encoded by the coding sequence ATGCGTTTGATATTGATGACCGCGACCTGCTTGCTGATTCAACTCGTCCTGGCCCAGGCTTCGTATGCCCAACTCTCGCCAGCGTCTCAGCAGCGGATCAACCAACTCTATCAACAGTTGCAGCAGTTAGAGGCCCAGGAAAACTACGCGGCCATGCTTCCCGTTCAAAACGAGATCCTCAAGATCGGGCAGCGCGAACTGGGTGACTTCACGACCGAGATGGCGTACGAGTGGAATTACCTCGGCAACATCTACATGGCGCTCGGACAGTACTCGCAAGCAAAAGCTCCCATCCTGCACGCGCTGCGAGTTCGACGCCAGCAACTGGGCGAAGACCATCGGGAAACAGGCGAATCCTACTTCAACGCCGCGCTGGTGCTGAGCAACCTCGGCGAATATGAAAAGAGTGAGGAGTATTATATCGAGGCGCTGAGAATTGCGAACAAGATCGTCGGCCCCGAAGACCTTGATACGCTTCAGATCATGAACAACCTGGCATTACTTTACGCTCGCCTTAGTAAGTACGAAGAGGCGAAGCGTCTTCACAACATCGTCCTCAAAGCGCGTACCCGCGTGGCCGGGGCCAACAGCGAGCACGTCGGCGAGTCGCTTCTGAATCTCGGCGTCGTGGCGCAATCGTTGGGCGAATACGACGCGGCCAAAGACTATTACTCGCGTGCCTTGGCAATCTTCAAAGCGAAGCTGGGAGATAACCACCAGTACACGCTTCAGGTCATGAACAATATGGCAAGGGTTTACTACGACCTGGAGGATGTCGATCGAGCCCTTGATCTCGATCGACAGGTCTACGCCGCTCGCGTGCGCGCGTTCGGCAAGGATCATATCGACGTGGGCGAGTCGCTCAACAATCTGGCTTACGACCTGGAATACAAAGAAGAGTACGAAACAGCCCAGGATCTCTATCAACAGGCCCTCGACATTTTCATCAAACATTTGGGTGAGAACGACGCCTACGTCCAGATGACCATGCTGAACCTGGCCGGGATCAAACAGCAACTGGGTGAACCGGAAGAAGCACTCGCTTTGGCCGAAAAAGCGGTGCGAATTCGCCGCGAAACACTTGGCGAAGATCACCCGCTGGTCGCCGAAGCACTTCTGGGACTGGGTGGCCTGCACCTGATGGCTGGCCGCTTGGACTTGGCTCAACAGACCATCGAGAAGTCCTATTCCGTTTTGCATGACACTTACGGCGACAACCATCCCAAGAACCTGGCGGCACTGTTCGCGCTGTGCTGGATCCAGATGGAACGGGAAGAGTGGGACGACGTGCTGGAGATGTCCGATAAGATTCGTCGCCTGGTCCGCACGACCGCCGCGCGTTTGATGGCAGGCCTTTCTCCACAAGAGCAGCTTCGACTGCTGAAAAGCGACATCCACCAAGATTTCGCTTTCACCATCGCCTGGCAGCAAATGGACAATCCGGCTTACGTCACGGCGTCGGCAGACTGGTTGATCAACGACAAAGGGATGTCGCAAGCCACGCTCGCGGCCCGCGAGACCCTCATGCGCGACACGGGGGATGCCGAGTCGAAAGCACTTGGCCAGCAGCTACTGGACATTCGCCGGCAACTGGCCAGCGCCGTTCTGACCACTCCAAAAGGTGATCAGGCCGAAGCTCAGCGCAAGAAGGTCGATCAATTAACCGAACAAGAGAGCGAGATTACTCGTCGGCTCTCCTTGAAGGTCGGCCAATCAATTGAACTGGAGCGTTGGATCGAACTCGACGACGTCCGAGACGCGCTGGCCAGGGACGAAACGCTGATTACCTGGATTCGCTTCCAACCGGTCGACTTTGAGAAAGCGAAGAAGACATCGATTAGCCACCTGCTTCCCGCGCGCTACCTGGCCTGGATCATACCTCCCGCAGGCCAGGGTGAGATTCAACTGGTCGATCTAGGCCTGGCCGAAGAGATCGATGCTTCCATCGAGAAGGCCCGAGCCGAGATCACCGCCGCAGGCAAAAAAGACGGGACGATTAACAAGCAAGGGGAACCCGAAGCCGAAAAGAAGCTCCGCGCCGCCCTGGAAGCCGTGACCAAGCAGGTCTGGCTGCCGGTGGCCGAGCACATCCGTCCTGATACGAAGCGGTTGAATCTCAGCCCCGATGGTGCCCTATGGCTCGTTCCGTGGGCCGCGCTGCCGCTGGAAGGCGATCGATACTTGATTGAAGAATATGCGTTTCGCTTATTGATCAGCGGGCGAGAACTGGTCGAAGAGACTCGCGAACCCTCGCAGAACCGGCCTTTGGTTTTCGCCAATCCCACCTTCGACCTGACGCCGCAAAAGGTCATCGATGCCATCAAGGCGATCTTCCGCGACTTCAAGTTCGATCCGAACGCCAATCGGGGTCTGGTCTCGCAGACCGCCATCCGCAAAGTTCCAACACTTCCCAACACCGAACTCGAAGCCGAAGCGATCAGCCCGAGCTTGGAGAAAATCGTCGGCAAGCCGCCTACCAAGTACATGCGTCAGTATGCGCTGGAAAGCGTCGTCAAACGCGTCCATCAACCTCGCATGCTGGTGCTCAGTACGCATGGATACTTCCTGCCAGACCAGCAAGCCAAGACAAGCGACCACGTCGCCGGCGTGGGAAACAGCCGCTCGGCGAGCTTGATTGCCGCCGATGGCAAACCAATCGAGAACCCCCTGCTTCGCTGCGGCTTGCTGCTGGCAGGCTGCAATCAACCACCATCGGGTGGTGACGATGGCGTGCTTACCGGGCTCGAAATCGTCGGGCTTGATCTTCGAGGGACGGAGCTTGTCGTGCTGAGTGCCTGCGAGACGGGCGTGGGCAAGGTTCAAATTGGCGAAGGAATTGCCGGGTTGCGTCAAGCGTTTCAGCTTGCCGGCGCTCACAGCGTGGTCGCAACGCTGTGGCAGGTGCCGGACCGCGATTCGGCCGTGCTCATGCGCGACTTCTTCGAGCAGATGGCCGAAGACCAAACCCCAGCTGATGCCCTGCGTGCCGCGCAGCTTCAGCGCATTGAAAGCCGGCGCGAACGATACGGTGCCGCCCATCCCTATTTCTGGGCAGCGTGGACCTTCACCGGGAAGTCTGGCAGCAAGTAA
- a CDS encoding c-type cytochrome domain-containing protein, which produces MFTIQRFVPVQPCVTLLSTGLAYVLILCGSTISLAAESPDEARLAAKVKEVFRSRCLECHGGSAVQGGVEVMKVAELREMEYAMPGEPDDSLLYQVLTEEDEDARMPLGQPALDADEIALVRKWISAGAKDFPADVASPSDQVKENEKYRDPDYLLEQILKHQRSLPLEDRFFIRYFSSHHLLVGGATRDELQRQRDALFKALNHLSYQKQLVRPEVVNDDIETLFAVDLRKLNWHRTVAKSEDDAEEPRSLDNHDLLILEYPYAVIYEASQTYDSLAQEYLRPSKMIRPVPYVRIDWFCSTATLPPLYHDLLQLPLTLEELEKNLDVDSQDNIDQRIAKRAGMAVSGVSRNNRAVERHPYEHGAYWKSIDYISSKGTDNIFIDPIHLVGTGGEMIFNLPNGMQAYYVADGAGGRLDFAPTSIVTDRLAEDKTVRNGLSCIRCHDRGMKAFQDDVRPAVELISGSGHIDKRSALELYPKHEVMDELVKADQERFLNSVEKLLGHPQDDEPLTPVTKRFLEAPLQLHTVAGELGLSSTDELRVIVRQPRLTGLGLVSLADAGVIRRDMWEDFYDQVITGMGIGIPVISMDGVTRPDYIPSTSTVDVRVSTSRRNNIFSPGDELAIFVENKGSQPVFIEMIGRSFSGKLASILPAGTKLAAGEKRRFPEDGTLKVKPALGREEIIVYAGEKEFPSATIVRGDNVTDRIVHPFYQHEGDGRPKFQHDPRGLIKRTLTIETR; this is translated from the coding sequence GTGTTTACCATCCAACGATTCGTCCCAGTTCAACCTTGCGTGACTCTGCTCAGTACCGGCCTGGCCTACGTTCTGATTCTTTGTGGTTCGACGATCTCGCTGGCAGCGGAATCGCCGGACGAAGCCAGGCTGGCGGCCAAGGTCAAAGAAGTGTTCCGCTCACGCTGTCTCGAATGTCACGGAGGGAGCGCCGTACAAGGCGGGGTCGAGGTGATGAAGGTTGCCGAACTGCGAGAAATGGAATACGCCATGCCTGGCGAGCCGGATGACTCGCTGCTGTACCAGGTACTGACCGAAGAGGACGAAGACGCTCGCATGCCACTGGGGCAACCGGCGCTGGATGCCGATGAAATTGCCTTGGTGCGCAAGTGGATCTCGGCGGGTGCCAAAGATTTCCCGGCCGACGTCGCCTCGCCGAGTGATCAGGTAAAGGAAAACGAGAAGTACCGCGATCCTGACTATCTATTGGAACAGATTCTGAAGCATCAGCGGAGCTTACCGCTGGAAGATCGCTTCTTCATCCGATACTTCAGCTCGCATCATTTGCTGGTGGGCGGTGCTACCAGGGACGAACTACAGCGACAACGCGATGCCCTGTTCAAAGCCCTGAATCATCTCTCGTATCAGAAGCAGTTGGTCCGGCCGGAAGTGGTGAACGACGACATCGAAACGTTGTTCGCCGTCGACCTGAGAAAGCTGAACTGGCACCGCACCGTCGCCAAGTCAGAGGATGATGCCGAAGAGCCCCGTTCGCTCGATAACCATGACCTGTTGATTCTCGAATACCCCTATGCCGTCATCTACGAAGCGTCGCAGACGTACGACTCGCTCGCCCAGGAATACCTCCGACCGTCGAAGATGATTCGTCCGGTTCCTTACGTGCGGATCGATTGGTTCTGCAGCACGGCCACGTTGCCACCGCTGTATCACGATCTTTTGCAATTGCCGCTCACGCTGGAAGAACTCGAGAAAAACCTCGACGTCGATTCCCAGGACAACATCGACCAGCGCATCGCCAAGCGGGCTGGCATGGCCGTCTCGGGCGTTTCTCGCAATAACCGAGCCGTTGAACGTCATCCGTACGAGCATGGGGCCTACTGGAAGAGCATCGATTACATCTCGAGCAAGGGAACCGATAACATCTTCATCGATCCGATCCACCTGGTGGGTACCGGTGGCGAGATGATCTTCAACTTGCCTAACGGAATGCAGGCCTACTACGTCGCCGACGGGGCAGGGGGGCGGCTCGACTTTGCACCGACCAGCATCGTGACCGACCGCTTGGCGGAAGACAAAACGGTTCGCAATGGCCTGTCTTGTATCCGCTGTCACGACCGGGGCATGAAAGCGTTTCAAGACGACGTTCGCCCCGCGGTCGAATTGATCAGCGGCAGCGGCCATATCGACAAACGTTCGGCATTGGAACTTTATCCGAAGCACGAGGTAATGGACGAACTGGTCAAAGCGGATCAGGAACGTTTCCTCAACAGTGTTGAGAAGCTGCTGGGGCATCCCCAGGATGACGAACCGCTCACTCCGGTCACCAAGCGGTTTTTGGAAGCTCCGCTGCAGCTACACACCGTGGCCGGAGAGTTAGGGCTCAGCTCGACCGACGAGCTTCGCGTGATCGTCCGCCAGCCTCGTTTGACTGGGCTCGGCCTGGTATCGCTGGCCGATGCCGGCGTCATTCGCCGCGACATGTGGGAAGACTTCTACGATCAGGTCATCACCGGCATGGGGATCGGTATCCCGGTGATCAGCATGGATGGGGTCACGCGGCCTGATTACATTCCGTCGACTTCCACTGTCGACGTGCGGGTATCGACTTCGCGTCGCAACAACATCTTCTCGCCGGGGGACGAACTGGCGATCTTCGTTGAGAACAAAGGGAGCCAGCCTGTCTTCATCGAGATGATCGGGCGAAGCTTCTCCGGCAAGCTGGCCAGCATTCTGCCTGCCGGAACGAAACTGGCCGCCGGTGAGAAGCGACGCTTTCCTGAAGACGGAACACTCAAAGTGAAGCCGGCACTGGGCCGCGAAGAGATCATCGTCTACGCCGGCGAAAAGGAGTTTCCCAGTGCCACGATCGTCCGGGGAGACAACGTCACCGATCGGATCGTGCATCCTTTTTACCAGCACGAAGGGGATGGCCGTCCCAAGTTCCAACATGATCCCCGCGGGTTGATTAAGAGAACGTTAACGATCGAAACCCGTTAG
- a CDS encoding SHD1 domain-containing protein yields the protein MRTWTSVSFFFGAFLVLFTVHGRLATAAPPQESPKALRCALIDVDQSALAGLVEAELITRPGEEWLERTEINRLLAEKELQSLLSPKAGDGRVALGQTLKADVLILLRTTQKDQQTVAELVVAETNQGLRLLTRQFVVGANLEEHSAALVELIDQAIAKARQEVRQVFAVPPFVSDDLTYEYETLKSSYAKLLEQSLLDSPGVLIVELEEAQAIAKELSLTSESGSIKRRLPIYLLGQFRNEGKEDQRKVQIAVSVQQGSKELDKLQAELSPTAVAEFLRESARQVAQTQGIETTVVDPAVEAEQLNKRAQQFKRLGNWGEALGLIEASLMLHPDQAEVISQAIDVTTKLAYTYNNIALEDVEKSKELHRHVLKHLQTLAQRYSAQHCQPHLNLLRFSQQGYLKSYGAGTALSEELIALQDRYCQEKHQLIMQLSEQFAEAGDWSRSAYLLHMTSDVMTPADYYAVVTSKILEYQDQTNPESVVRNFVNAQSSVDRLRSLEARKFLKQLAEHPKANEKVRQLAKQFITELGVPVELEKKRTSGDPNNETLLTFKPIELHYQDLRGGTRQLDRIEGCIPLEDGSDIFFGYPGVLLLRPGEDLQQLWKPGANTRIESIAFDGRYIWVAAKVSFKRPLIWVLDPQSGEQTELTAEDGLPLLGSDEIPGVNYLTPTVKLAAVGKGRAILAGYVGRTWLADVQFDPAGKHKVNVFHEAKEVVDQAAQDVDWKNANVVFQPVAVRTLSGTTELDKRQQVVMIHRGCSNYVFNTYPLLVDPNDLSVRVSEQKFTNPTSGNHPKNVYQGAHYYVGATPPSFDSIGLVRTGYPALKIETVFSGMREGEMVFNRSGELNVVGTHWQRGRIEDGKLKSYGPVPWLYSNHWGASERTVTPSFVKGSLSMDTLADSNHFGTFIVCQEREGPTGMVQVLFDGSGISLKEALHGPEGNLTVSKSPSTAKPLIAEDRNVWNRPPRCVDLAFSPDGQILVTTSPNAEDAIQVWDAKTGQIMANLSGDTKGADLVVFSHDGKTFATHDSQGRIIIWNAKTFQQVAQCEGEWDKVDQLAYSWSDDRLAAALHKRTIVTWSLPDSTLLFEKPQPKGASMWLGFNADDSLLISNDYVSAAVSNANDGTYIGEVESIMTIGGMLSDRSLVVAGRESDNILMKWDSVDLTSKELWPRMIGIPLAVSPDGRLLAKYIRETFIDGNRKEIYRVEVCDLSTKQVLASVEGLFGKKYVFTPEQDALLIILERGGLRRLEIPPTEDMLTQLGPPPPAMRTWTDSTGKHRREGIFERVLGQQVQLKTSAGQTIYVPLDRLSPEDQKYVREQTER from the coding sequence ATGCGAACTTGGACGTCCGTTTCGTTTTTCTTCGGCGCGTTCCTGGTGTTGTTCACGGTCCATGGACGTCTCGCCACTGCGGCACCACCTCAGGAGAGCCCAAAGGCACTTCGATGCGCACTGATTGATGTCGATCAGTCTGCCTTGGCTGGTTTGGTCGAGGCCGAACTCATCACTCGCCCTGGCGAAGAGTGGCTCGAACGAACCGAGATCAATCGTCTGCTGGCGGAGAAGGAACTTCAGTCGCTCCTCTCGCCCAAGGCCGGGGACGGCCGCGTGGCCTTGGGGCAGACCCTGAAGGCCGATGTCCTCATCCTGTTGCGAACGACCCAGAAGGATCAGCAAACTGTGGCCGAACTGGTCGTGGCCGAAACCAATCAAGGACTACGTTTACTCACCCGGCAGTTCGTGGTTGGTGCTAACCTGGAAGAACACTCGGCGGCGCTGGTGGAGCTAATCGATCAGGCAATCGCCAAAGCCCGGCAAGAGGTCCGCCAGGTGTTTGCCGTGCCCCCGTTCGTAAGCGACGATCTGACGTACGAGTATGAAACCCTGAAGTCATCGTACGCGAAACTATTAGAGCAGTCGCTGCTCGATTCGCCCGGCGTGCTGATCGTGGAACTGGAAGAAGCCCAGGCCATTGCCAAAGAACTGAGCCTGACTTCCGAAAGCGGTTCGATCAAACGCCGCTTGCCCATTTACTTGTTAGGGCAATTCCGCAATGAAGGAAAAGAGGACCAGAGGAAGGTTCAGATCGCAGTCAGCGTTCAGCAGGGTTCGAAAGAGTTGGATAAGCTTCAAGCGGAACTCAGTCCCACGGCCGTCGCCGAGTTTCTACGCGAGAGCGCGCGCCAGGTAGCCCAGACGCAAGGGATCGAAACGACCGTGGTCGATCCCGCGGTCGAAGCCGAGCAACTTAACAAGCGAGCCCAACAGTTCAAGCGTCTGGGCAACTGGGGCGAAGCCTTGGGGCTGATCGAAGCCAGCTTGATGCTGCATCCGGATCAGGCGGAAGTCATTAGCCAGGCCATCGACGTAACCACCAAGTTGGCCTATACGTACAACAACATTGCCTTGGAGGATGTCGAGAAGTCGAAGGAACTCCACCGGCATGTTCTGAAACATCTACAGACGTTGGCCCAGCGGTATTCAGCCCAGCACTGTCAGCCGCACCTCAACTTGCTCCGTTTTTCGCAACAAGGTTACTTGAAAAGTTATGGAGCAGGGACCGCACTCAGTGAAGAGTTAATCGCCTTGCAGGACCGTTATTGCCAAGAGAAACACCAGTTGATTATGCAGCTATCAGAGCAGTTCGCCGAAGCAGGGGACTGGTCCCGGAGTGCGTATCTGCTTCACATGACGAGCGACGTCATGACGCCGGCGGACTACTACGCGGTAGTGACCAGCAAGATTCTCGAGTACCAGGATCAAACGAATCCAGAGTCGGTTGTTCGAAACTTCGTCAATGCACAATCCTCCGTAGACAGACTTCGAAGTTTGGAAGCCCGTAAGTTTCTTAAGCAGCTTGCTGAACATCCCAAGGCGAATGAAAAAGTTCGACAGCTTGCCAAGCAGTTTATTACCGAGTTGGGCGTTCCTGTGGAACTCGAAAAGAAGCGAACTAGTGGTGACCCCAACAATGAAACCCTGCTAACATTCAAGCCAATCGAACTACACTACCAGGACCTGCGTGGTGGCACCCGGCAATTGGATAGGATCGAAGGATGCATTCCATTGGAAGACGGCAGCGATATCTTTTTCGGATATCCGGGGGTGCTCTTACTGCGTCCGGGAGAAGATTTACAGCAGTTGTGGAAGCCGGGCGCCAATACCCGAATCGAATCGATTGCTTTCGATGGGCGTTACATTTGGGTGGCGGCAAAGGTCTCTTTTAAAAGGCCCCTTATCTGGGTTCTAGATCCTCAAAGCGGTGAGCAAACCGAATTGACCGCAGAGGATGGTCTGCCGCTGCTTGGTTCGGACGAGATTCCTGGCGTGAATTATTTAACGCCTACGGTAAAACTAGCCGCCGTCGGCAAAGGCCGGGCCATTTTGGCCGGCTACGTGGGACGAACTTGGTTAGCCGACGTCCAGTTCGACCCCGCTGGAAAACACAAAGTCAATGTGTTTCACGAAGCGAAAGAAGTTGTAGATCAGGCCGCACAAGACGTTGATTGGAAGAACGCAAACGTGGTGTTTCAGCCCGTTGCGGTGCGAACCCTCTCAGGGACGACCGAACTGGACAAGCGCCAACAAGTGGTAATGATTCACCGCGGTTGTTCCAATTACGTCTTTAACACCTATCCGCTGTTGGTTGATCCGAACGACCTCAGCGTCCGTGTTTCCGAGCAAAAGTTTACGAACCCGACGTCGGGCAATCACCCGAAAAACGTTTATCAGGGGGCACACTATTACGTCGGAGCGACTCCCCCATCGTTCGACTCGATTGGCTTGGTTCGTACAGGATATCCCGCTCTGAAAATTGAAACGGTGTTTTCCGGCATGCGAGAGGGAGAGATGGTCTTCAATCGATCCGGAGAATTGAACGTCGTCGGCACGCATTGGCAACGCGGAAGAATTGAAGATGGCAAGCTCAAGTCGTACGGTCCTGTTCCATGGCTCTATTCCAATCACTGGGGAGCATCAGAGCGAACGGTGACGCCGAGCTTTGTGAAGGGATCGTTGTCGATGGATACCCTGGCTGACAGCAATCATTTTGGAACTTTCATCGTATGCCAGGAAAGGGAAGGACCAACCGGCATGGTTCAGGTGCTATTCGATGGCTCAGGTATCTCGCTTAAAGAAGCACTTCACGGTCCTGAAGGGAATTTAACCGTTTCGAAATCACCATCGACGGCCAAACCACTAATCGCCGAGGATCGGAATGTCTGGAATCGCCCGCCCCGGTGTGTGGATCTTGCGTTTTCGCCAGACGGGCAGATCCTGGTAACGACCAGTCCGAACGCCGAAGATGCGATTCAGGTATGGGATGCGAAAACGGGCCAAATAATGGCCAACCTGAGCGGCGATACCAAGGGGGCTGACTTGGTCGTATTCAGTCATGACGGCAAAACCTTTGCTACGCACGATTCGCAGGGCCGCATTATCATTTGGAACGCGAAAACGTTTCAGCAAGTTGCGCAATGTGAAGGAGAGTGGGATAAGGTGGATCAACTCGCCTACAGTTGGAGTGACGACCGTCTGGCAGCTGCATTACATAAAAGAACGATTGTCACCTGGAGTTTACCGGATTCAACGCTGCTTTTTGAGAAACCGCAACCGAAAGGAGCATCCATGTGGCTCGGCTTTAACGCGGACGATTCTCTGTTGATTTCAAATGACTATGTGTCTGCTGCGGTAAGTAATGCAAATGATGGAACTTACATCGGCGAAGTCGAATCGATCATGACTATTGGCGGAATGTTGAGCGATCGATCGTTGGTGGTTGCCGGTCGCGAGTCGGACAACATCCTGATGAAATGGGATTCGGTGGACCTGACATCGAAAGAGCTATGGCCACGTATGATCGGCATTCCCTTGGCCGTCTCGCCAGATGGTCGTCTGCTGGCCAAGTACATTCGAGAGACGTTCATCGATGGCAACCGAAAAGAAATTTACCGCGTAGAGGTATGTGATCTATCGACTAAGCAGGTACTCGCCTCGGTAGAAGGACTATTCGGAAAGAAATACGTGTTCACTCCGGAGCAGGATGCGTTGTTGATCATCCTGGAACGGGGTGGCCTCCGGCGGCTGGAAATACCACCGACCGAAGATATGCTAACCCAGCTTGGCCCCCCACCACCTGCCATGCGAACCTGGACCGACAGTACCGGCAAGCACCGGCGCGAAGGTATCTTCGAGCGCGTGCTGGGGCAACAGGTTCAGCTGAAGACTTCCGCGGGGCAGACGATCTATGTCCCACTGGATCGTTTGTCGCCTGAAGATCAGAAGTACGTCCGTGAACAAACCGAGCGCTAA
- a CDS encoding RNA polymerase sigma factor, with protein sequence MSIDIENQSEAALVAGLRSGDQAAFRTLYEQFGKRLELFVKNRCPNEADDLIQQTWLKVWNSRDRFEGGKLGAWIITIARNTIYDHFRKAKPEPLANESIVIAEMATQSLRLEQEEELAQLRDCSQQLPETSQRIVREFYNGVPGEKIAAAEDIERSTVYTRVHRALASLRKCMEQKRA encoded by the coding sequence ATGAGCATTGATATCGAGAACCAATCGGAAGCAGCACTCGTCGCCGGACTACGGTCCGGCGATCAAGCCGCGTTTCGAACGCTCTACGAGCAGTTCGGCAAACGTTTGGAACTCTTCGTGAAGAATCGTTGTCCCAACGAAGCGGACGATCTGATTCAGCAAACCTGGTTGAAAGTTTGGAATTCACGCGATCGATTCGAAGGAGGCAAGCTCGGGGCGTGGATCATCACGATTGCCCGAAACACGATCTACGATCACTTCCGCAAGGCGAAGCCGGAACCGCTGGCGAACGAATCGATTGTGATTGCCGAAATGGCAACACAGTCGCTCCGCCTGGAGCAAGAAGAAGAACTGGCCCAGCTCCGCGATTGTTCGCAGCAGCTTCCCGAGACGAGCCAGCGGATCGTGCGCGAGTTTTATAACGGAGTTCCTGGAGAAAAAATTGCCGCGGCGGAAGATATCGAGCGCAGCACCGTCTATACCCGTGTTCATCGCGCGCTGGCAAGTTTACGAAAGTGCATGGAGCAAAAACGGGCATGA